A section of the Arcobacter roscoffensis genome encodes:
- a CDS encoding energy transducer TonB, giving the protein MRLLIALILSAVISVAIFFAMNLMTTSKNSKLQEKSETRHLVYLREKNETKIERKKRVKPKEPLKKKPPKKIEIKTKVNTQINKNIKVKAFKVQSKQVDISALSSLSGAQIEMNAGLVDANSLTAISKVNPRFPRRAKIRKQSGYVKLSFLINKHGNVSNVKILESKPKGVFDKNSIYAIKKWKFERNEFDRNATITFNFRLQR; this is encoded by the coding sequence ATGAGACTACTTATAGCTCTTATTTTATCAGCTGTTATAAGTGTAGCTATATTTTTTGCTATGAATTTAATGACTACTAGTAAAAACTCTAAGTTGCAAGAGAAATCAGAGACTAGGCATTTAGTTTATTTAAGAGAAAAAAATGAAACTAAAATTGAAAGAAAAAAAAGAGTTAAACCAAAAGAGCCACTCAAAAAGAAACCACCAAAAAAAATTGAAATTAAAACAAAAGTAAATACACAAATAAATAAGAACATAAAAGTCAAAGCCTTTAAAGTTCAATCAAAACAAGTTGATATTTCTGCACTTTCTTCTTTAAGTGGTGCACAAATTGAAATGAATGCAGGATTAGTTGATGCAAATAGTTTAACTGCCATTTCAAAAGTAAATCCAAGATTTCCTAGACGTGCAAAAATAAGAAAACAAAGTGGTTATGTAAAACTAAGTTTTTTAATAAATAAACATGGAAATGTAAGTAATGTAAAAATACTTGAATCAAAGCCCAAAGGTGTGTTTGATAAAAACTCTATTTATGCCATAAAAAAATGGAAATTTGAGAGAAATGAGTTTGATAGAAATGCAACAATAACATTTAATTTTAGGTTACAAAGATGA
- a CDS encoding ExbD/TolR family protein, which produces MRRFSQKHHKEETEINLTPMLDVVFIMLIFFIVTTSFVKEAGIEVNRPSAASAQQKGAANILIAIRNNNEIWIDKRMVDIRSVRANIERLKATNTQNSIVIQSDSESKTGILVQVMDQIRLAGIFNISISTLKEN; this is translated from the coding sequence ATGAGAAGATTTTCACAAAAACATCATAAAGAAGAAACTGAAATAAATCTAACTCCAATGCTTGATGTTGTTTTTATTATGCTTATATTTTTTATTGTTACAACATCTTTTGTAAAAGAAGCAGGTATTGAAGTCAACAGACCAAGTGCTGCATCTGCTCAACAAAAAGGAGCTGCAAATATTCTAATAGCAATTAGAAATAATAATGAAATATGGATCGATAAAAGAATGGTAGATATTAGGTCAGTTAGAGCCAATATAGAAAGACTAAAAGCTACAAATACTCAAAACTCTATAGTTATTCAGTCAGATAGTGAGTCTAAAACTGGTATTTTAGTGCAAGTTATGGATCAAATAAGACTTGCAGGTATTTTTAATATCTCAATATCAACACTAAAAGAGAACTAA
- a CDS encoding MotA/TolQ/ExbB proton channel family protein, producing the protein MIEVYLDDLLAFFDKGGFVLYIVFAIALFLWTLLIERYIYISFEYKKYKKKVLEDLKNLNEKNRFKDEIKRCIVEEANFKLKTGLEFIKTLIIVCPLVGLLGTVTGMIEVFDVMAIMGTSNVKSMANGVSMATIPTMAGMVVALSGILFEKRLDLSIKYHTQKLELELSKVIK; encoded by the coding sequence ATGATTGAAGTATATTTAGATGACTTATTAGCCTTCTTTGATAAAGGAGGCTTTGTTTTATATATAGTATTTGCCATTGCTTTATTTTTATGGACACTATTGATTGAAAGATATATCTATATAAGTTTTGAGTACAAAAAATATAAGAAAAAAGTACTTGAAGACTTGAAGAATCTAAATGAAAAAAATAGATTTAAAGATGAAATCAAAAGATGTATAGTCGAAGAAGCTAACTTCAAACTAAAAACAGGTCTTGAATTTATAAAGACATTGATTATAGTCTGTCCTTTAGTTGGTCTTTTAGGAACAGTTACAGGAATGATTGAAGTATTTGATGTGATGGCAATTATGGGTACAAGCAATGTAAAATCTATGGCAAATGGTGTTTCAATGGCAACCATTCCAACTATGGCTGGAATGGTTGTAGCTTTAAGTGGAATACTTTTTGAAAAAAGATTAGATTTATCTATAAAGTACCATACTCAAAAATTAGAATTAGAACTTTCAAAGGTTATAAAATGA
- a CDS encoding MotA/TolQ/ExbB proton channel family protein, with translation MIKYILTLALVSNLAFSLDLNNILQSIKSDSKQEINEEKKRLQEFLEDKNKQASLLKEKKTQLKTIEEKSSELKTKIDENEVLLEEKERELKNKSANLGEMFGSVRQISADFLTNYQNSLTASQNPLKEEEFNKLANSKKLPNLEELKSFWHGMLDEIIQSGNVSRYEADVILNSGEKTTNEVTRIGLFAAVSNGKYLTYSNDMKALIELAVQPSSSVLNQAKKFENSTTITNITIDPTRGTLFEMLENNPTIIDRVKQGGIVGYIILALGGLGLLFALYKIIVLNIASVKIKSQIKNLDKPKQNNSLGKIADIFYKNINDSINNLEIKIGEAIIKETNKIKKGQSFVKLLAAVTPLLGLLGTVTGMIATFQAITLFGTGDPKLMAGGISTALITTVLGLITAIPLLFAYTYISSKADELVSILEEQSIGLLAKTLK, from the coding sequence ATGATTAAATATATATTAACTTTAGCCCTAGTTTCAAATCTTGCTTTTTCACTTGATTTAAACAATATTCTACAAAGTATCAAAAGTGATTCAAAACAAGAAATAAATGAAGAAAAGAAAAGGCTTCAAGAATTTTTAGAAGATAAAAATAAACAAGCTTCTTTATTAAAAGAAAAAAAAACTCAATTAAAAACTATTGAAGAAAAAAGTTCTGAGTTAAAAACAAAAATTGATGAAAATGAAGTTTTACTAGAAGAAAAAGAAAGAGAGCTAAAAAACAAATCTGCAAATTTAGGTGAAATGTTTGGTAGCGTAAGACAAATATCAGCAGACTTTTTAACAAACTATCAAAACTCATTAACAGCTTCTCAAAATCCTTTAAAAGAAGAAGAGTTTAATAAACTTGCAAACTCTAAAAAACTTCCAAATTTAGAAGAATTAAAATCATTTTGGCATGGAATGTTAGATGAAATTATTCAATCCGGAAATGTATCAAGATATGAAGCAGATGTGATTTTAAATAGTGGTGAAAAAACAACAAATGAAGTTACAAGAATCGGTCTTTTTGCTGCTGTCTCTAATGGTAAATATCTAACTTACTCAAATGATATGAAAGCTTTAATTGAGCTAGCAGTTCAACCAAGCAGTTCAGTTTTAAATCAAGCAAAAAAGTTTGAAAACAGCACTACTATTACAAATATTACAATTGACCCAACAAGAGGAACACTTTTTGAAATGCTTGAAAATAATCCTACTATTATTGATAGAGTAAAACAAGGTGGAATTGTTGGGTATATAATCCTTGCTCTTGGAGGACTTGGTTTATTATTTGCTTTATATAAAATCATTGTTTTAAATATTGCCTCAGTTAAAATCAAATCTCAAATAAAAAACCTTGACAAGCCAAAACAAAACAACTCTTTAGGAAAAATTGCAGATATATTCTATAAAAATATAAATGACTCAATAAATAATTTAGAAATAAAAATTGGTGAAGCAATCATAAAAGAAACAAATAAAATCAAAAAAGGTCAAAGTTTTGTGAAGCTTCTAGCAGCTGTTACACCTCTTTTAGGACTTTTAGGAACTGTTACAGGAATGATTGCAACTTTTCAAGCTATAACACTTTTTGGTACAGGTGACCCCAAACTAATGGCAGGAGGTATTTCAACTGCTTTAATTACAACGGTTTTAGGTTTAATCACTGCAATACCACTTCTATTTGCATACACTTATATCTCTTCAAAAGCAGATGAACTTGTATCTATACTAGAAGAGCAAAGTATTGGACTACTAGCAAAGACCTTGAAATAA
- a CDS encoding DUF3450 domain-containing protein produces the protein MRKIYKTILVLLSLQLISYANTIDKSINVIEKTNSKLKSYQNSIDKNERIKEHLLNEYKYTTSAIKSTKVYNLQLEKIKKSQEEELSSLNQQIIDIEQTQKNIFPLMIDMINSLEALVKQDTPFLLEERTTRVQRLKDILDKADIQTHEKYRIILEAFKVEYDYAKTIESYQSKLNDKTYNFLRLGRVALYYQSLDLKEYGYFNNKTKFWETIDDAKSKSNIRKAIKIAKKQQNVDFLNLPFLATKEK, from the coding sequence ATGAGAAAAATATATAAAACTATTTTGGTTTTATTAAGCCTCCAATTAATTTCATATGCAAATACCATTGATAAATCAATAAATGTTATTGAAAAGACAAACTCAAAACTAAAGTCTTATCAAAATAGTATTGATAAAAATGAAAGAATTAAAGAACATTTATTAAATGAGTACAAATATACAACAAGTGCTATAAAAAGTACAAAAGTTTATAATTTGCAATTAGAAAAAATAAAAAAATCTCAAGAAGAAGAGCTTTCAAGTTTAAATCAACAGATTATTGATATTGAGCAAACACAAAAAAATATTTTTCCATTAATGATTGACATGATTAATTCTCTTGAAGCTCTTGTAAAACAAGATACACCTTTTTTACTAGAAGAGAGAACTACTAGGGTTCAAAGACTAAAAGATATTTTAGATAAAGCAGATATTCAAACTCATGAAAAATATAGAATTATTCTTGAAGCCTTTAAAGTAGAGTATGACTATGCAAAGACGATTGAAAGCTATCAATCTAAACTAAATGATAAAACATATAACTTTTTAAGATTAGGAAGAGTTGCTTTATATTATCAAAGTTTAGACTTAAAAGAGTATGGATACTTTAACAATAAAACAAAATTTTGGGAGACAATAGATGATGCTAAGTCTAAATCAAATATTAGAAAAGCAATAAAAATTGCAAAAAAACAACAAAACGTTGATTTCTTAAATCTTCCCTTTTTAGCTACAAAGGAGAAATAA
- the serS gene encoding serine--tRNA ligase, producing the protein MIDIRLLQRDFENVAAALTRKGVDSEILDNLKAISEEAKLKRQEMENVTAEQNKLSKEFGRYKKEGLDIAPLQANINELKSKKQTLEDDVRVLEEKLTSIALGVPNLPDENVPDGADEDENVVLETIGEKPSFDFEPKEHWDLPNGWLDFERGVKLAKSRFSAIKGQGARLERALINYMLDFNRQRGFEEWYVPFMANSNTLQGTGQLPKFEDDLFKIEGEDLYLIPTAEVSLTNLYNDEIVPADELPLMLTSYTPCFRKEAGSAGRDTRGLIRQHQFDKVEMVAITKAEESEEVFEKMVSCASDLLTSLGLAHQKVQLCTGDLGFSAATTIDLEVWLPGQNKFREISSISNTREFQARRAKIRYKDGKKNVLAHTLNGSSLAVGRTLLAIMENYQREDGTVEIPAVLKKYM; encoded by the coding sequence ATGATTGATATAAGATTACTACAAAGAGATTTTGAAAATGTTGCTGCTGCACTTACAAGAAAAGGTGTAGATTCAGAAATTCTTGATAACTTAAAAGCTATTTCAGAAGAAGCAAAGCTTAAAAGACAAGAAATGGAAAATGTTACGGCTGAGCAAAATAAGCTTTCAAAAGAGTTTGGAAGATATAAAAAAGAAGGTCTTGATATTGCACCACTTCAAGCAAATATTAATGAACTAAAATCTAAAAAACAAACTTTAGAGGATGATGTTAGAGTACTTGAAGAAAAACTTACTTCTATTGCTTTAGGCGTTCCAAATCTTCCAGATGAAAATGTTCCAGATGGAGCTGATGAAGATGAAAATGTTGTTCTAGAAACAATTGGTGAAAAACCATCTTTTGATTTTGAGCCAAAAGAACACTGGGATTTACCTAATGGATGGCTAGATTTTGAAAGAGGTGTAAAGCTTGCAAAATCTAGATTCTCTGCTATTAAAGGTCAAGGTGCAAGATTAGAAAGAGCTTTAATCAACTATATGCTTGACTTTAATAGACAAAGAGGTTTTGAAGAGTGGTATGTTCCTTTTATGGCAAACTCAAATACACTTCAAGGTACAGGTCAATTACCAAAATTTGAAGATGATTTATTTAAAATTGAAGGGGAAGATTTATACTTAATCCCTACAGCAGAAGTATCACTTACAAACCTTTATAATGATGAAATTGTACCAGCAGATGAGTTACCACTTATGCTTACATCTTATACTCCTTGTTTTAGAAAAGAAGCAGGTAGTGCAGGTAGAGATACAAGAGGACTTATAAGACAACACCAGTTTGATAAAGTTGAAATGGTTGCCATTACAAAAGCAGAAGAGTCAGAAGAAGTATTCGAAAAAATGGTATCTTGTGCAAGTGATTTATTAACATCATTAGGTCTTGCTCATCAAAAAGTACAGTTATGTACAGGTGACCTAGGATTTAGTGCAGCAACAACTATTGATTTAGAAGTTTGGTTACCAGGTCAAAATAAATTTAGAGAAATCTCTTCAATTTCAAACACAAGAGAATTCCAAGCAAGAAGAGCAAAAATCAGATATAAAGATGGAAAGAAAAATGTATTAGCTCATACATTAAATGGTTCATCATTAGCTGTTGGAAGAACACTTTTAGCTATTATGGAAAACTATCAAAGAGAAGATGGAACAGTAGAAATTCCTGCAGTTTTAAAGAAGTATATGTAA
- a CDS encoding EAL domain-containing protein — MFKNSQFNELIENARDIKVLYAEDEHLTRDAIEKLLNIIFEEVIVAKDGENALELFEKHKDIDLLITDINMPKLNGIELLKILKEKNPNLATIIVSAHSESKFMLEAIKLNVDNFILKPFEAQQLFEVVKKAIEKTSLKRQNERNLLILKQYQEITNKSSIISKTDASGVITFVNENFCEISGYSKEELIGNNHNVVRHPDNPKELFKELWHTIKIKKEPWSGIIKNLAKDGKSYFVKSTIKPLLDQNNEVIEYMALRNDVTEIMSEKKQLVASLESYENSFLALIQIENFDILDKFYDTATVYKIEEIFEDLIVSLFQKNCKVYEKIFKLGDGLFAISNSMKNIEKHNINIELELLTLIKNTKNSTIKFENIEYDVSIAISYCFGEKNVYENAKYGIEKALEDNKSMVFANNLVEEAQERAQKNIETIHMVKKALDNYNIVSYFQPIIDNKTKEIAKYESLVRLIDENGNTISPYFFLDVSKKGTYYTKITNRVIESSFKVLDHIENSVSINLSVLDMENEDIKNKLIELTSKPEYKGRVIFELLENENIKDFESVKDFIAKVKKLGDVKIAIDDFGSGYSNFERLLEYTPDILKIDGSLIKNIETDPYSRNVVETIVTFAKKQKIETIAEFVENESIYNILNEMGVTYSQGYYFGKPEKLL; from the coding sequence ATGTTTAAGAATTCACAGTTTAATGAACTAATAGAAAATGCCCGTGATATCAAAGTTTTATACGCAGAAGATGAACACCTTACAAGAGATGCAATAGAAAAATTACTAAATATTATTTTTGAAGAAGTAATAGTTGCAAAAGATGGAGAAAATGCTTTAGAACTTTTTGAAAAACATAAAGATATTGATTTACTTATCACTGATATAAATATGCCAAAACTTAATGGAATTGAACTGTTAAAAATACTAAAAGAAAAAAACCCAAATCTTGCTACTATAATTGTTTCAGCACATTCCGAGAGTAAATTTATGCTTGAAGCAATAAAACTTAATGTTGATAATTTTATATTAAAACCTTTTGAAGCACAACAACTATTTGAGGTTGTAAAAAAAGCTATTGAAAAAACATCATTAAAAAGACAAAATGAAAGAAATCTACTTATTCTTAAACAATACCAAGAAATAACAAATAAAAGCTCTATAATTTCAAAAACAGATGCCTCAGGAGTTATCACTTTTGTAAATGAAAACTTTTGTGAAATATCTGGCTACTCAAAAGAAGAATTAATTGGAAATAATCACAATGTTGTAAGACATCCTGATAACCCCAAAGAGCTTTTCAAAGAACTTTGGCATACAATTAAAATAAAAAAAGAGCCATGGAGTGGGATTATAAAAAACCTTGCAAAAGATGGAAAAAGCTATTTTGTAAAATCTACTATAAAGCCCCTCTTAGATCAAAACAATGAAGTTATAGAGTATATGGCACTAAGAAATGACGTAACAGAAATCATGAGTGAAAAAAAGCAGTTAGTTGCTTCTTTAGAGTCTTATGAAAACTCTTTTTTAGCATTAATACAAATTGAGAATTTTGACATTTTAGATAAGTTTTATGATACAGCAACTGTTTATAAAATCGAAGAAATATTTGAAGATTTAATAGTAAGTCTTTTTCAAAAAAACTGTAAAGTATATGAGAAAATATTCAAGCTAGGAGATGGACTTTTTGCTATTAGTAATAGTATGAAGAATATTGAGAAACATAATATAAATATAGAACTAGAGCTACTAACACTTATAAAAAACACTAAAAATTCTACAATAAAGTTTGAAAATATTGAGTATGATGTATCAATTGCCATTAGTTATTGTTTTGGAGAAAAAAATGTATATGAAAATGCAAAATATGGAATTGAAAAAGCTTTAGAAGATAATAAAAGCATGGTATTTGCAAATAACTTAGTAGAAGAAGCTCAAGAAAGAGCACAAAAAAATATAGAAACAATTCATATGGTAAAAAAAGCCCTTGATAACTATAATATAGTCTCTTACTTTCAACCGATTATTGATAATAAAACAAAAGAAATTGCAAAGTATGAATCTTTAGTAAGACTTATTGATGAAAATGGAAATACCATATCACCTTACTTTTTCTTAGATGTATCAAAAAAAGGAACATACTATACTAAGATTACAAATAGAGTAATTGAAAGTTCTTTTAAGGTGCTAGACCATATTGAAAATAGTGTGAGTATCAACCTCTCTGTTTTAGATATGGAAAATGAAGATATTAAAAATAAACTAATTGAGCTTACTTCAAAACCTGAATATAAAGGTAGAGTGATTTTTGAGCTTTTAGAAAATGAAAATATAAAAGACTTTGAAAGTGTAAAAGATTTTATTGCAAAAGTAAAAAAACTAGGTGATGTAAAAATTGCTATTGATGACTTTGGAAGTGGTTACTCAAATTTTGAGCGACTTTTAGAGTATACACCTGATATTCTAAAAATTGATGGAAGTTTAATAAAAAATATAGAAACCGACCCATATAGTAGAAATGTAGTTGAAACTATCGTAACTTTTGCAAAGAAACAAAAAATTGAAACTATTGCAGAATTTGTAGAAAATGAGAGTATTTATAATATCTTAAATGAAATGGGAGTTACTTACTCACAAGGTTATTACTTTGGGAAGCCTGAGAAACTACTATAA
- the ccsA gene encoding cytochrome c biogenesis protein — protein MKKTLKSLFSMQAMIVLLFFMAVSCALATFVENDFGPLGAKSFIYGQTWFELIMLILVVGVVFNIVWFKMYKKDKFFIFFIHISFVFILLGAALTRYMGYEAYMTIPEGSLENKMYSNDEYIQIKNGDKIIYDKKVLMTPLSQSSVNFNTFINKNELTIKFNRYMQNAVEKIVPSNDGKPLINIIVSEQMGTKSIDLENNNTIETNFLVFALNKEIKTSKPTIIFETKDKNIFIKTNIEAKVYTKDFKKVKTLQANTDTPLILEQIYKVGQTQFMVNEATTKGILKTVSANKNIPKEIQLNAVVLDLEYKGKTQQVSLFGKGGSTKGLTKNVQLDKETISLSWGAKILELPFSILLNDFRLKRYPGSNSPSTYESDIKIYDKYSKDTLEYTIFMNNVLDYKGYRFFQSSYKQDESATILSVNKDPGKLPTYIGYFLLFTGLLLSLFIKKSRFKKLARKKYTLEEIKKTYHTKKALGLVFLALVFFYTPITSYANNLILNKNPHVLNIDKNHSELFGSLLVQDYQGRIKPINSLAIEIINKISRKNQLYGLDANQFFLSMMLYPKIWQEVSFIKIKDSKLKKLIGVNKKSKTISFNDIYNQQGNYKLQIALEEANAKKPALRNSFDKDLIKIDERLNIAYTLFTGDFLRVFPKVNDKNDKWLNINEAIKLLIAQDSEHIKNLMEDYYFSLSDASQNKTSWDNVNKALLALKAYQEKNAQHIIPNEFKIKAELIFNKYNIFERLTPFYLLLGFFLLILIFVNIFKSNIELNKIIKVVLVLLVLAFSIHTLGLALRWYVSGHAPWSNGYESMIYIAWAIILSGIFFSKQSHLALATTTILSGVTLFVAHLSWMEPQITTLTPVLKSYWLTIHVSVITASYGFLGLSALLGFICLCLFILANPKKEDENFFNILLSIKEANRINEMSILIGLVLLVIGNFLGGIWANESWGRYWGWDPKETWTLVSIIIYAIIIHLKYIKGLLNDFTLAVLSTISYSSIIMTYFGVNYYLAGKHSYAAGDPIPIPTFIPITLIIITIAILLAYKNRKVL, from the coding sequence ATGAAAAAAACACTCAAATCTTTATTTAGTATGCAAGCAATGATAGTTTTACTATTTTTTATGGCTGTTTCTTGTGCATTAGCAACTTTTGTTGAAAATGATTTTGGACCTTTAGGGGCAAAATCTTTTATATATGGACAAACATGGTTTGAACTAATAATGCTTATTTTAGTAGTTGGTGTTGTATTTAATATTGTTTGGTTTAAAATGTATAAAAAAGATAAATTTTTTATCTTTTTTATACATATTTCATTTGTATTTATACTTTTAGGTGCTGCTTTAACAAGATATATGGGATATGAAGCATATATGACAATTCCTGAAGGAAGTTTAGAAAATAAAATGTATTCAAATGATGAATATATACAAATAAAAAATGGTGATAAAATTATATATGATAAAAAAGTTTTAATGACACCATTATCTCAAAGCTCAGTTAATTTTAATACTTTTATAAATAAAAATGAGTTAACCATAAAATTTAATAGATATATGCAAAATGCAGTAGAAAAAATTGTTCCATCAAATGATGGTAAACCACTTATTAATATTATAGTATCAGAACAAATGGGTACTAAAAGTATTGATTTAGAAAACAATAATACTATAGAAACCAACTTTTTAGTATTTGCTTTAAATAAAGAGATAAAAACCTCAAAACCTACAATCATATTTGAAACTAAAGATAAAAACATTTTTATAAAAACAAATATTGAAGCAAAGGTTTACACAAAGGATTTTAAGAAAGTAAAAACTTTACAAGCTAATACAGATACACCTTTAATTTTAGAGCAAATATATAAAGTTGGACAAACTCAATTTATGGTAAATGAGGCAACTACTAAAGGTATTTTAAAAACAGTGAGTGCTAACAAAAACATACCAAAAGAAATACAACTAAATGCAGTAGTTTTAGATTTAGAATATAAAGGTAAAACACAACAAGTGTCATTATTTGGAAAAGGTGGTTCAACAAAGGGACTTACAAAAAATGTACAACTTGATAAGGAAACAATATCTTTATCATGGGGTGCTAAAATTTTAGAGCTTCCATTTTCAATCCTATTAAATGACTTTAGATTAAAAAGATATCCCGGTTCAAATTCTCCTTCGACATATGAAAGTGATATAAAAATTTATGATAAGTATAGTAAAGATACTTTAGAATATACTATTTTTATGAACAATGTCTTAGACTACAAAGGTTATAGATTTTTTCAATCTTCATATAAACAAGATGAATCAGCCACAATTCTTTCAGTAAATAAAGACCCAGGGAAACTGCCTACATATATAGGTTATTTTTTACTTTTTACAGGATTGCTATTAAGTTTATTTATTAAAAAAAGTAGATTTAAGAAATTAGCTAGAAAAAAATATACACTTGAAGAGATAAAAAAAACTTACCATACAAAAAAAGCCCTTGGTTTAGTTTTCTTGGCACTAGTATTTTTTTATACTCCTATCACAAGTTATGCAAATAACTTGATTTTAAATAAAAATCCTCATGTTTTAAATATAGATAAAAATCACTCAGAACTATTTGGAAGTTTATTAGTACAAGACTATCAAGGAAGAATAAAACCTATAAACTCTTTAGCTATTGAAATTATCAACAAAATCAGTAGAAAAAACCAACTATATGGATTAGATGCAAATCAATTTTTCTTAAGTATGATGCTTTATCCTAAAATTTGGCAGGAAGTTAGTTTTATAAAAATAAAAGACTCTAAACTAAAAAAACTTATAGGAGTTAATAAAAAAAGTAAAACAATTAGCTTTAATGATATTTATAACCAACAAGGAAATTATAAACTTCAAATAGCACTAGAAGAAGCAAATGCAAAAAAACCAGCTCTTAGAAATAGTTTTGATAAAGACTTAATAAAAATAGATGAAAGACTTAATATCGCTTACACTTTATTTACAGGAGACTTTTTAAGAGTTTTTCCTAAAGTTAATGACAAAAATGATAAATGGTTAAATATAAATGAAGCTATAAAACTTCTTATAGCACAGGACTCTGAACATATTAAAAATCTAATGGAAGACTATTATTTTTCGTTAAGTGATGCAAGTCAAAATAAAACTTCTTGGGATAATGTAAATAAAGCTTTATTAGCTTTAAAAGCTTATCAAGAAAAAAATGCACAACATATTATTCCAAATGAGTTTAAAATAAAAGCTGAACTAATTTTTAATAAATATAACATATTTGAAAGATTGACTCCTTTTTATTTACTTTTAGGTTTTTTTCTACTTATTCTAATATTTGTTAATATTTTTAAATCAAATATTGAACTTAATAAAATTATCAAAGTAGTTCTTGTTTTATTAGTACTTGCATTTAGTATTCACACACTAGGACTTGCTCTTAGATGGTATGTAAGTGGTCATGCACCATGGTCTAATGGTTATGAATCAATGATTTATATTGCATGGGCTATTATATTATCAGGAATATTTTTCTCAAAACAATCTCATTTAGCATTAGCAACTACAACTATTTTAAGTGGAGTAACTCTATTTGTAGCTCATTTATCTTGGATGGAACCACAAATAACTACTCTTACTCCCGTCTTAAAATCATATTGGCTAACTATTCATGTTAGTGTAATTACTGCTAGTTATGGCTTTTTAGGACTTAGTGCTTTATTAGGTTTTATTTGTTTATGTTTATTTATTCTTGCAAACCCTAAAAAAGAAGATGAGAATTTTTTTAATATTTTACTAAGCATAAAAGAAGCAAACAGAATAAATGAAATGTCTATTCTAATCGGTCTAGTATTACTTGTAATAGGAAACTTCTTAGGTGGAATTTGGGCAAATGAGTCATGGGGAAGATACTGGGGCTGGGATCCTAAAGAGACTTGGACTTTAGTATCAATAATCATTTATGCAATAATTATTCACTTAAAATATATAAAAGGATTACTTAATGATTTCACTTTAGCAGTACTTTCAACAATAAGTTACTCATCTATTATAATGACATACTTTGGAGTAAACTACTACCTTGCAGGAAAACACTCTTATGCAGCAGGCGATCCTATACCAATACCTACATTTATTCCTATAACCCTTATCATTATAACAATAGCAATTTTACTTGCATATAAAAATAGAAAGGTTCTTTAA